One segment of Comamonas thiooxydans DNA contains the following:
- a CDS encoding LysR substrate-binding domain-containing protein has translation MQDPLEGVSTFVQVVEAGGFTPAAQRLGVTRSAVGKAVARLEARLGTRLLQRNTRSQTLTEEGQIYYERCTRALKELDAAEADLDSGRMEPIGRLRVSVPEGFGQLCVAPILLNLTRLYPQLNIDLSFGDRTVDLIEEGFDLAIRIGPLHDSGTLSARLLGTQHISIGASPAYLARHGTPSLLEELDGHAVISYSRSGVVAPWSVSPVAGRDGSSDYRLQVRSQISMDDIQAIAAAAVAGYGIAWVPCWLLSSYARRGELVHILPDYRARSYEIHALWPQARQLRRKLRVAIDALVAEIPALLNADDDAVAKNDSSIRSR, from the coding sequence GTGCAAGACCCTCTGGAAGGAGTTTCCACCTTTGTGCAGGTGGTGGAAGCGGGCGGCTTCACCCCTGCTGCCCAGCGGCTTGGTGTGACGCGCTCTGCCGTGGGCAAGGCCGTTGCCAGGCTGGAGGCACGTCTGGGCACGCGGCTATTGCAGCGCAATACGCGTAGCCAGACCCTGACCGAGGAGGGGCAGATCTACTATGAACGCTGCACTCGGGCACTCAAGGAGCTGGATGCAGCCGAGGCAGATCTGGACAGTGGCCGCATGGAGCCCATCGGCCGCCTGCGGGTCAGCGTGCCAGAAGGCTTTGGGCAACTGTGCGTGGCGCCAATACTGCTGAATCTGACGCGTCTGTATCCGCAACTGAACATCGATCTGTCGTTCGGCGACCGTACAGTGGATCTGATCGAGGAGGGATTTGACCTGGCCATACGCATAGGCCCGCTGCATGACAGCGGCACCTTGTCTGCGCGCCTGCTTGGCACACAGCACATCAGCATCGGAGCTTCCCCGGCCTATCTGGCACGCCACGGCACGCCCAGCCTCCTGGAGGAACTCGATGGTCATGCGGTCATCAGTTACTCGCGCTCGGGTGTCGTCGCTCCGTGGAGTGTTTCGCCAGTTGCTGGGCGAGACGGCAGCTCAGACTACCGCCTGCAAGTGCGTTCCCAGATCAGCATGGACGATATCCAGGCCATTGCCGCTGCTGCCGTGGCGGGCTACGGCATTGCGTGGGTACCCTGCTGGCTGCTGAGCAGCTATGCCAGGCGTGGAGAGCTAGTACATATCCTGCCGGACTATCGGGCCCGCTCCTATGAGATCCATGCGCTCTGGCCACAGGCACGGCAATTACGTCGCAAGTTGAGGGTGGCCATCGACGCACTGGTGGCTGAAATTCCGGCTTTGCTGAATGCCGATGATGATGCGGTGGCAAAAAACGACAGTTCAATCCGTTCTCGGTAA
- a CDS encoding 3-hydroxyacyl-CoA dehydrogenase family protein translates to MGADVAVVLCRGACKTTVVESNPDRAAKVPGLVHHGLTQLDAPQQLAHLSVVSSLDDLDWSSVDLVIECIPERLDIKQALFKQLEQHARKDALLASNSSSFPITAIAEGLATQERMLGLHFFMPAHLTPLVEVVCGEASRMECAENLHAFMRQCGMVPVLVKKDLPGFLANRLQHALAREAFALIEAGIASAEDVDSAVRFGFGFRFLAAGPVLQRDHAGLEVHCAAGATMYPSLAANKEPSPCLSQRVAEGKFGMKSGEGFFKWTPESIAQEKQRYQKTLLAGLELLKSELPSVGDAAVQ, encoded by the coding sequence ATGGGAGCCGATGTCGCGGTCGTCCTCTGCCGAGGCGCTTGCAAAACGACTGTTGTCGAGTCCAATCCCGACCGGGCTGCCAAAGTCCCTGGGCTGGTCCATCACGGCTTGACCCAACTGGATGCGCCGCAGCAGCTTGCCCACCTGTCCGTCGTCTCGTCATTGGACGACCTCGACTGGAGCTCTGTGGATCTTGTGATCGAATGCATCCCGGAGCGCCTGGACATCAAGCAAGCGCTTTTCAAGCAACTCGAGCAGCACGCCCGCAAAGATGCATTGCTGGCCAGCAATAGCTCGAGCTTCCCCATTACGGCAATTGCAGAAGGCCTTGCAACGCAGGAACGCATGTTGGGTCTGCACTTCTTCATGCCTGCGCATCTGACGCCTCTTGTTGAAGTGGTGTGCGGCGAGGCATCCCGCATGGAATGTGCAGAGAACCTTCATGCTTTCATGCGCCAGTGCGGCATGGTGCCGGTGCTGGTAAAGAAGGATTTGCCAGGCTTTTTGGCGAACCGTCTGCAGCACGCGCTGGCTCGCGAAGCTTTTGCACTGATTGAAGCGGGCATTGCATCAGCCGAAGACGTGGATTCAGCCGTGCGCTTTGGCTTCGGCTTTCGCTTTCTTGCAGCGGGCCCCGTGCTTCAGCGCGACCATGCAGGTCTGGAAGTCCACTGCGCCGCTGGAGCAACGATGTATCCATCGCTGGCGGCCAACAAGGAGCCAAGCCCATGCCTTTCGCAAAGAGTGGCTGAGGGCAAATTCGGCATGAAGTCCGGAGAAGGTTTTTTCAAGTGGACTCCAGAGAGCATCGCGCAGGAGAAACAGCGCTACCAGAAGACGCTGCTGGCAGGTCTCGAACTTCTCAAGAGCGAATTGCCTTCCGTGGGCGACGCTGCCGTGCAGTAA
- a CDS encoding MFS transporter: MSSNDVDLLNTSSLELAPTRRNRIALLSVCLAALMFSLEISSVPVILPTLESVLHSDFKGIQWIMNAYTIACVSVLMATGTLADRFGRKRVFLISIALFAFSSLLCGLAWNTPMLIASRVFQGASGGAMLICLVAVLSHQFPHGAERSRAFSTWGVMLGIGLGFGPLIGGMIVALSDWRWVFWVHVLIATLTFFLAAIAVQESHDPKAGALDLAGIITLSLAVFGLAFFVTQGSDTGFGSMSALSAMAVGLLSFATFVWVELRALHPMFDFSVFRVRNFSGALLGSMGMNFSFWAFIIYLPIYFQSALGQDVTAAGVSLLAYTLPTLVFPVVGERIAMRYGPRIAIPLGLFAIGLGFMLMLAGSQLAHSHWLYVLPGCMIAGAGLGITNTPVTNTTTAAVSSTRAGMASGIDMSARMITLSINIALMGFLLVHGVQQHLQTALRDPVDAAALREMANGIASGNLQALQAGAGAVTSPQALTDIAREALVYSFGGVMLYAAIAVWLLALGSFVIFSGRRAAR; encoded by the coding sequence ATGTCCTCGAATGATGTTGATCTCTTGAACACCAGCAGCCTGGAGCTGGCACCGACCCGGCGCAATCGCATCGCACTGCTATCGGTCTGTCTGGCCGCACTGATGTTCAGCCTTGAAATCTCCAGCGTGCCTGTAATCCTTCCCACGCTGGAGTCCGTTCTGCACAGTGACTTCAAAGGCATTCAGTGGATCATGAATGCCTACACCATCGCCTGCGTCTCGGTGCTCATGGCCACCGGGACACTGGCGGACCGGTTTGGCCGCAAGCGGGTCTTTCTGATCTCCATAGCCCTCTTTGCATTTTCATCGCTGCTGTGCGGCCTGGCATGGAACACACCGATGCTGATTGCCAGCCGCGTGTTCCAGGGGGCCAGCGGTGGCGCCATGCTGATCTGCCTGGTAGCCGTCCTCTCGCACCAATTTCCGCACGGCGCCGAGCGCAGCCGCGCCTTCAGCACCTGGGGAGTCATGCTCGGCATAGGCTTGGGTTTTGGCCCGCTGATTGGCGGCATGATCGTCGCCCTATCGGACTGGCGCTGGGTGTTCTGGGTACATGTGCTGATTGCCACGCTGACTTTCTTTCTGGCCGCCATCGCCGTGCAGGAATCGCATGACCCCAAGGCCGGCGCGCTGGATCTTGCGGGCATCATCACGCTGTCCCTCGCGGTATTCGGCCTGGCTTTCTTTGTGACGCAAGGCTCCGACACCGGTTTTGGCAGCATGTCTGCGCTGTCCGCCATGGCTGTGGGTCTGCTGAGTTTTGCGACCTTTGTGTGGGTGGAACTGCGTGCCCTGCATCCCATGTTCGACTTTTCCGTCTTTCGGGTGCGCAATTTCTCCGGTGCGCTGCTGGGCTCCATGGGCATGAACTTCAGCTTCTGGGCGTTCATCATCTACCTGCCCATCTATTTTCAGAGTGCGCTAGGTCAGGATGTCACGGCCGCCGGTGTCTCGCTGCTAGCCTACACCCTTCCCACGCTGGTGTTCCCGGTGGTCGGAGAACGCATCGCCATGCGCTATGGCCCGCGTATCGCCATTCCGCTGGGGCTATTCGCCATCGGTCTTGGATTCATGCTGATGCTCGCTGGCAGCCAGCTCGCCCACAGCCACTGGCTTTACGTGCTGCCGGGCTGCATGATTGCCGGCGCAGGGCTGGGTATCACCAACACCCCGGTGACAAATACCACCACGGCAGCGGTCTCGAGCACACGCGCCGGCATGGCATCCGGCATCGACATGAGTGCCCGCATGATTACGCTGTCGATCAATATCGCGCTGATGGGTTTCCTGCTGGTGCATGGCGTACAGCAGCACCTGCAAACCGCATTGCGCGACCCTGTCGATGCTGCAGCGCTGCGCGAGATGGCCAACGGCATTGCCTCGGGCAACCTGCAAGCCCTGCAGGCAGGTGCTGGCGCCGTCACTTCGCCACAGGCACTGACAGACATTGCCCGCGAGGCATTGGTGTACAGCTTTGGCGGCGTAATGCTCTATGCGGCCATCGCCGTGTGGCTGCTGGCACTGGGCAGCTTTGTGATCTTCTCGGGTCGCAGAGCAGCACGGTGA